Part of the Bacteroidales bacterium genome is shown below.
TTCAGTAATTGGATTAAAAACAGAGATTTTACAAGAACTGATTTCGGAGCCGGATTGGAAAAATATAATTTCAGAGGAAGAAATGAAAAGTTGAGCTTTTATTCAATTTTCGGATATGATGAGGAGTTAATGTTGAATTACAGAGATATATTTATTGATAAAAACAGACAACACTCAATAGGAATATTTTTAAAGCAATTAAAAAGAAAAGAAACAGGTTGCAAAATTGAGAATGATAAATTAACACAAATTAAATTACAGAATGAATATGCTTTAAAATCTTATAGTTTAAGTGTAAAATACAGTTACAGAAAAGATTTTTACAACTCACATTCAATTTATTACGGTTTTGAGAACAGAAAATTATCGGACAGTTTATTATTTTTCAGTCCGGATTATACAGTAAATTCTCAAACTGAAATTAATTACTTCTTTTTAAAATATATTTTTAAACGCGACAAAAGAAATTCCAGAATATTTCCTACGGAAGGGCATTATATCAAAATAACAACTGTAAAAAACGGATTATTTTTATTACCTGAGGATGAGATTAACTCTTTTTATATTAAAAGTGAATTCTCAAAATATACTAAATTATCTGAAAAACTTTATTTAGGAAACCATATTACCGTTAAATTTAAAGCAAATAACAAAACGGCTTTTTTCTTAAATTCGGGCATAGGTTACAATTCAAACATAAGAGGTTATGAGTATTATGTAGTTAACGGAACTAACTTTGCATTAACCAAAAACACATTAAATTTTAAACTTATTCCGAAAAAGGTTATTTACTTAAAAAAAATACCGTTTAAACGCTTTAATAAAATTCATTTTACTGTTTATGCAAGCATTTTTGCTGATGCTGCTTATGTGAAAAATTCTGATATCTCTTACAGTCAAACCAATATATTAGACAATACATTGTTGTACAGTTCGGGGTTGAGTTTAAATATATTAACTTATTATGATGCTTTGTTAAGGTTGGATTACTCAATAAACCACTTAAAGGAAAGAGGTTTTTATTTGCATTTTGAAGCTCCCTTTTAATATTATTTGCAATAATATTAAAAAGGGCTCGATATAAGAAACAGC
Proteins encoded:
- a CDS encoding BamA/TamA family outer membrane protein translates to RLSDKICIFVHILIFIVKNKDIKKWDFSIEFPAFKKFYRTTMIKNIKFAKKLSLLVLFALLFYSANSQVNHDFYIKTVDIKGNNKTKTETILRELTFSEGDSISKKELLQKTEESKKNLQNTPLFNFVDINILNDSTSNIEIEINVEERWYLWPQIAVYYADRNFSNWIKNRDFTRTDFGAGLEKYNFRGRNEKLSFYSIFGYDEELMLNYRDIFIDKNRQHSIGIFLKQLKRKETGCKIENDKLTQIKLQNEYALKSYSLSVKYSYRKDFYNSHSIYYGFENRKLSDSLLFFSPDYTVNSQTEINYFFLKYIFKRDKRNSRIFPTEGHYIKITTVKNGLFLLPEDEINSFYIKSEFSKYTKLSEKLYLGNHITVKFKANNKTAFFLNSGIGYNSNIRGYEYYVVNGTNFALTKNTLNFKLIPKKVIYLKKIPFKRFNKIHFTVYASIFADAAYVKNSDISYSQTNILDNTLLYSSGLSLNILTYYDALLRLDYSINHLKERGFYLHFEAPF